A portion of the Limosilactobacillus reuteri genome contains these proteins:
- the truA gene encoding tRNA pseudouridine(38-40) synthase TruA, whose translation MYRYKITFAYDGTNFSGFQIQPNKRTVEQTLKNAVNKIAKHPTPAISVIGSGRTDAGVHALNQVAHFDIPYHLSNESMRKALNSILPLDILIKKAELVDNDFHARYSAHRKTYSYRVDQGEFVNPFKRNYTSHFKYPLNLEKMRKAAIDLVGTHDFTSFVASGSQAKSNVRTIENITIRRDELRNEVVFDFTGNGFLYNQVRIMVAFLLEIGSNQRPVDDVSRVLEAKDRTLARMTAPASGLYLVNVDYGTNDEKD comes from the coding sequence ATGTATCGTTATAAAATAACCTTTGCTTATGATGGAACCAATTTTTCCGGTTTTCAAATTCAACCAAATAAGCGGACAGTTGAACAAACACTAAAGAATGCAGTAAATAAAATTGCTAAGCACCCAACTCCTGCTATTTCCGTTATCGGCTCAGGAAGAACAGATGCAGGGGTGCATGCTCTTAATCAGGTTGCGCACTTTGATATTCCCTATCATTTAAGTAATGAATCTATGAGAAAGGCCCTCAATAGCATTTTGCCACTGGATATTTTAATTAAGAAGGCCGAATTAGTGGATAATGATTTCCATGCGCGATACAGTGCTCATCGTAAGACTTATAGTTATCGAGTTGATCAGGGAGAATTTGTGAACCCATTCAAACGCAACTATACTTCTCATTTTAAATATCCCCTTAACTTAGAAAAGATGAGAAAAGCAGCTATTGATTTGGTTGGAACTCATGACTTTACAAGTTTTGTTGCATCGGGGAGTCAAGCAAAAAGCAATGTTCGGACGATTGAGAATATCACAATTAGACGAGACGAACTAAGAAATGAGGTTGTCTTTGATTTTACTGGTAATGGTTTTCTCTATAATCAAGTCCGCATAATGGTTGCTTTTCTCTTAGAAATCGGGAGCAATCAGCGGCCAGTAGATGACGTGTCGCGAGTCCTTGAAGCAAAGGATCGGACATTAGCACGGATGACGGCTCCAGCGAGTGGTTTGTATTTAGTTAATGTAGATTATGGAACAAATGATGAAAAGGATTGA
- a CDS encoding energy-coupling factor transporter transmembrane component T family protein produces the protein MNNKIVFGSYVPVKSILHRLDPRIKLIMCIIYVILIFFVNNFLAAIWLLLALLAAIKLSNVGLRQYWQGIKPLFLIILITVAFQILFSSGGKTYWHWGIMAITRDGLINSLIISYRFIVIITASTVLTATTQTFQIADALAWLMKPLQVIKVPVNQITLMLSIALRFVPTIMDETNKIMKAQRARGINFNAGNLLTRIKHLVPILIPLFVNSFKRAEELATAMEARGYDPNAPRTHYRQLVWHKNDVWAGLALLIVTVGLVCIRIFF, from the coding sequence ATGAATAATAAAATCGTATTTGGTAGTTATGTACCAGTAAAATCGATCCTCCATCGTCTTGATCCACGAATAAAACTAATCATGTGTATTATTTACGTTATTTTAATTTTCTTCGTGAATAATTTTTTAGCTGCTATATGGCTTTTATTAGCGCTCCTTGCGGCAATTAAGTTAAGTAATGTTGGTTTAAGACAATATTGGCAAGGGATTAAGCCGTTGTTTTTAATTATTTTGATAACAGTAGCGTTTCAAATTTTATTTAGTAGTGGCGGAAAGACGTATTGGCATTGGGGAATTATGGCAATAACCCGTGATGGCCTTATTAATTCATTAATTATTTCTTATCGGTTTATTGTGATTATTACTGCCTCAACTGTCTTAACTGCCACTACGCAAACTTTTCAAATTGCAGATGCCTTGGCATGGTTAATGAAACCATTACAAGTGATTAAAGTTCCTGTCAACCAGATTACGTTAATGCTTTCCATTGCATTACGCTTTGTTCCAACTATTATGGATGAAACTAATAAAATTATGAAAGCTCAGCGGGCCCGCGGGATTAATTTTAACGCTGGAAATCTTTTGACACGGATTAAACATCTAGTTCCGATTCTTATCCCATTGTTTGTCAACTCGTTTAAGCGCGCTGAAGAACTAGCAACGGCAATGGAAGCACGAGGGTATGATCCTAATGCACCACGGACTCATTATCGTCAATTAGTTTGGCATAAAAATGATGTTTGGGCTGGCTTGGCGCTATTGATTGTGACAGTTGGTCTAGTTTGTATTCGAATATTTTTCTAA
- a CDS encoding energy-coupling factor transporter ATPase, translating into MAKAAITVKKLHYTYPNSTNEALHNVSLTIKEQEFVAIIGQTGSGKSTLVSLIDGLIKPSSGELNVAGLEINATTKAEYLSKIHHQVGFVFQFPEQQLFAETVAEDIAFGPHNLGWPAKKIEKAVDEALKMVDLPLELKSHSPFALSGGQMRRVAIAGVLAMDPQILILDEPTAGLDTQATNDLLKLIKDLNEKGTTIIMVTHQMEQVAYYANHVIAMSNGQVVSDTTPQQLFRDAQRLKKLSLTLPVSVEVAQFLSKDGITLKNTEPLTLDVLADEIAEAMRRKRK; encoded by the coding sequence TTGGCTAAAGCAGCAATTACAGTAAAAAAACTCCACTATACATATCCTAATTCTACTAATGAAGCCTTACATAATGTCTCATTAACAATTAAAGAGCAAGAATTTGTTGCTATTATTGGACAAACCGGAAGTGGAAAGTCGACATTGGTTTCATTAATTGATGGATTAATAAAGCCCAGTAGTGGGGAACTTAATGTAGCAGGTTTAGAAATTAATGCAACGACAAAAGCTGAATATTTAAGTAAAATCCACCATCAAGTCGGTTTTGTATTCCAATTTCCTGAACAGCAACTATTTGCAGAAACAGTTGCGGAGGATATTGCTTTTGGGCCTCATAATTTAGGGTGGCCTGCAAAAAAAATTGAAAAAGCAGTTGATGAAGCATTAAAAATGGTGGATTTGCCCTTAGAATTAAAGTCACACTCCCCTTTTGCACTTTCTGGAGGACAAATGAGGCGAGTAGCGATTGCTGGCGTTTTAGCAATGGATCCCCAAATTTTAATTCTTGATGAACCAACAGCAGGACTGGATACTCAAGCAACTAATGATTTACTTAAACTTATTAAAGATCTTAACGAGAAGGGAACAACGATTATAATGGTTACTCACCAAATGGAGCAGGTAGCCTATTATGCTAACCACGTAATTGCAATGAGCAATGGGCAGGTTGTTTCGGATACTACTCCTCAGCAATTATTTAGGGATGCTCAACGATTAAAAAAACTATCATTGACTCTGCCTGTTTCCGTCGAGGTTGCGCAATTCCTTAGTAAAGATGGTATCACCTTAAAAAATACAGAACCGCTTACGCTTGATGTGTTAGCAGATGAAATAGCAGAAGCGATGAGGAGAAAAAGAAAATGA
- a CDS encoding energy-coupling factor transporter ATPase — translation MTGIKIRKLVFTYPDSKYPVLNNINLDFEPFSWTAIIGHNGSGKSTLARLIDGLLSPTAGSIEVDGIQVNESSLGQIHQQIGFVFQNPENQFVGATVADDVAFGLENRQVARNEMEEKIDKALKMVGMSDYKNTAPINLSGGQKQRVALAGILALMPKIIILDEATSMLDPLARQGILSLLRRLKNEYNLSIISITHDLKEIELADKIIVLNDSQVVKQGTPSEILKDKELLLEIGVGVPASQQLQKLLVERGINIPNRYLNLEELKNWLKQQLQ, via the coding sequence GTGACTGGAATAAAAATTCGAAAGCTTGTATTTACATATCCAGACAGTAAATACCCCGTTTTAAACAATATCAATCTAGATTTTGAACCATTTTCTTGGACAGCAATTATTGGTCATAATGGTAGCGGAAAGAGTACATTAGCCCGATTAATTGATGGATTACTCAGTCCTACTGCTGGATCGATTGAAGTTGACGGAATTCAAGTTAACGAAAGTTCTTTAGGTCAGATTCACCAGCAAATCGGATTCGTTTTTCAAAACCCTGAAAATCAATTTGTTGGAGCAACTGTTGCTGACGATGTTGCATTCGGACTTGAAAACCGACAAGTAGCTCGAAATGAAATGGAAGAAAAGATTGATAAAGCTTTAAAGATGGTGGGAATGAGTGATTATAAAAACACAGCTCCTATTAATCTCTCAGGAGGACAAAAGCAACGGGTAGCACTTGCAGGAATCCTTGCATTAATGCCTAAGATAATAATCCTTGATGAGGCTACTAGTATGCTTGATCCTTTAGCACGGCAAGGAATTTTGTCTTTATTGCGAAGATTAAAAAATGAATATAATCTTTCAATTATTTCGATTACGCATGATCTTAAAGAAATTGAGCTAGCGGATAAAATAATTGTGTTAAATGATTCGCAAGTTGTAAAGCAAGGTACTCCATCCGAAATTCTTAAAGATAAAGAATTATTACTTGAAATTGGAGTAGGAGTTCCTGCGAGTCAGCAACTGCAGAAATTATTGGTTGAACGAGGAATTAATATTCCAAATAGATATTTAAATTTAGAGGAGCTAAAAAATTGGCTAAAGCAGCAATTACAGTAA